Proteins from a genomic interval of Prevotella sp. E13-27:
- a CDS encoding DUF1846 domain-containing protein — protein sequence MKIGFDNEKYLKIQSEHIKERIAKFNGKLYLELGGKLFDDHHASRVLPGFKPDSKLRMFAQLREQMEIVIVVSAEDIEKNKVRADLGITYDEDVLRLRDEFMSREFMVGSVVITHYNGQKAADQFRHRLERMGIKSYVHYLIDGYPHNVELIASDEGFGKNDYVETSRELVIVTAPGPGSGKMAVCLSQLYNENKRGVRAGYAKFETFPVWNLPLKHPVNIAYEAATADLNDVNMIDPFHLEAYDKIAVNYNRDIEIFPVLNALFEGIYGENPYKSPTDMGVNMVGFCISDDEVCCQASRDEIIRRYYSATNKMAEGVDNEREVNKILMLFNQAKISTAYRRVTVAAQAKQELTEQTSAAMEMEDGTIITAKSSPLLGCSAALLLNATKHLAGIGHQTKLIPQSLIEPVQKTKIEYLGGKNPRLHTDEVLVALSVLSKDDELCRRALEQLPKLKGCQVHSTVMLSEVDRKIFNKLGCGLTCDPVKKK from the coding sequence ATGAAAATTGGTTTTGATAACGAGAAGTATTTGAAGATTCAGTCAGAGCACATTAAGGAGCGTATTGCTAAGTTCAACGGAAAATTGTATCTTGAACTTGGCGGAAAGCTTTTCGATGACCACCATGCATCAAGAGTATTGCCAGGCTTCAAGCCTGATTCAAAGCTACGTATGTTTGCACAGTTACGCGAACAGATGGAGATTGTCATCGTTGTTAGTGCGGAGGATATCGAGAAGAACAAAGTTCGTGCCGACCTTGGCATCACATATGACGAAGATGTTCTTCGTCTGCGCGATGAGTTCATGAGCCGTGAATTCATGGTCGGTTCAGTAGTGATAACCCACTACAATGGCCAGAAGGCTGCCGACCAATTCCGCCATCGACTGGAACGAATGGGAATCAAATCATATGTACATTATTTAATTGACGGTTACCCACACAACGTGGAGTTGATCGCTTCAGACGAAGGCTTTGGCAAGAACGACTATGTTGAGACTTCACGTGAGTTGGTAATTGTCACAGCTCCTGGTCCAGGAAGTGGCAAGATGGCAGTATGTCTCTCTCAGCTCTACAACGAGAACAAGCGTGGTGTTAGAGCCGGATATGCAAAGTTTGAGACATTCCCTGTATGGAACCTGCCTCTGAAACATCCTGTGAACATCGCTTATGAGGCTGCTACTGCCGATCTTAACGATGTGAACATGATTGACCCATTCCATCTGGAAGCATATGATAAGATTGCAGTAAACTACAACCGCGACATCGAGATATTCCCTGTGCTCAACGCTCTCTTCGAGGGCATATATGGTGAGAATCCATATAAGAGTCCCACTGACATGGGCGTCAACATGGTAGGCTTCTGCATCAGCGACGACGAGGTATGCTGTCAGGCAAGCCGCGACGAGATAATCCGTCGCTACTATTCAGCAACGAACAAGATGGCGGAAGGCGTAGACAACGAGCGCGAGGTAAACAAGATTCTCATGCTGTTTAACCAGGCCAAGATCTCCACGGCCTATCGCCGCGTCACCGTTGCAGCTCAAGCCAAACAGGAACTCACCGAGCAAACCTCGGCCGCAATGGAAATGGAAGATGGCACCATCATCACTGCCAAGTCGTCACCTTTATTGGGATGCTCGGCAGCTCTGTTGCTTAACGCTACTAAGCATCTGGCAGGCATAGGCCATCAGACCAAACTGATTCCGCAGAGCCTCATAGAGCCTGTACAAAAGACCAAAATTGAGTACTTGGGCGGCAAGAACCCCCGACTACATACCGATGAGGTGCTGGTGGCTCTCAGCGTGCTGTCAAAAGATGACGAACTCTGTCGACGTGCGCTGGAGCAGTTGCCGAAACTCAAGGGTTGTCAGGTGCACTCTACCGTTATGCTGTCTGAAGTAGACCGCAAGATATTCAATAAATTGGGATGCGGACTGACCTGTGATCCCGTAAAGAAGAAATAA
- the ilvC gene encoding ketol-acid reductoisomerase: MAEMNFGGVMETVVTSKEFSLEKAREVLKNETIAVIGYGIQGPGQACNLRDNGFNVIVGQREGKTYDKAVADGWVPGKTLFSIEEAAQKGTILCMLLSDAGQIQVWPTIKKHLTPGKTLYYSHGFAINWSDRTGVVPPKDVDVILVAPKGSGTSLRTMFCEGRGLNCSYAVYQDASGKAEEKTIAFGIGIGAGYLFKTTFEREATSDLTGERGSLMGAIQGLLLAQYEVLREHGHSPSEAFNETVEELTQSLGPLFGAKGMDWMYANCSTTAQRGALDWAPRFHDAIKPVMEWLYYSVLTGNEAQISIDANSKPDYRAGLEKELEAMRNQEMWQAGAVVRKLRPENNEL, translated from the coding sequence ATGGCAGAAATGAATTTTGGCGGTGTTATGGAAACCGTCGTAACGAGTAAGGAATTTTCACTTGAGAAGGCACGTGAAGTATTGAAGAACGAGACTATCGCAGTCATCGGTTATGGTATTCAGGGACCTGGACAGGCTTGTAACCTGCGTGACAATGGCTTCAACGTGATAGTAGGCCAGCGTGAAGGAAAGACCTACGACAAGGCTGTGGCTGATGGCTGGGTGCCAGGCAAGACTCTCTTCTCTATTGAGGAGGCTGCACAGAAAGGTACCATCCTCTGCATGCTGCTGTCAGATGCTGGTCAGATTCAGGTATGGCCAACAATTAAGAAACATCTCACTCCTGGCAAGACTTTATACTATTCTCATGGTTTTGCAATCAACTGGAGCGACCGTACTGGTGTAGTTCCTCCAAAGGATGTTGACGTAATTCTTGTGGCTCCTAAGGGTTCAGGCACATCTCTTCGCACAATGTTCTGTGAGGGACGCGGATTGAACTGTTCTTATGCTGTTTATCAGGATGCTTCTGGTAAGGCAGAGGAGAAGACCATCGCCTTCGGCATTGGTATTGGTGCAGGATATCTTTTCAAGACAACATTTGAGCGCGAGGCAACTTCTGACCTTACAGGTGAGCGTGGTTCGCTGATGGGTGCTATTCAGGGCTTGTTGCTGGCTCAGTATGAGGTACTTCGTGAGCACGGACACTCTCCTTCGGAGGCTTTCAACGAGACTGTAGAGGAACTGACTCAGAGCCTAGGTCCGCTCTTTGGTGCGAAGGGTATGGACTGGATGTATGCAAACTGCTCTACTACAGCCCAGCGCGGTGCTCTTGATTGGGCTCCACGTTTCCACGATGCCATCAAGCCTGTTATGGAATGGCTCTACTATTCTGTGCTGACAGGTAATGAGGCTCAGATTTCTATTGATGCAAACTCTAAGCCTGACTACCGTGCTGGTCTTGAGAAGGAACTCGAGGCTATGCGTAATCAGGAGATGTGGCAGGCAGGTGCTGTCGTTCGCAAGTTGCGTCCTGAGAACAACGAGCTGTAA
- a CDS encoding fructose-1,6-bisphosphatase: protein MNTIDERYLNLLSNTFPTIADAAGEIINLEAILNLPKGTEHFLADIHGEHEAFIHILKNASGNIKRKVSEIFGNSIRESEKKELCTLIYYPEQKLELIKAVERDIDDWYHITIHQLVKVCREVSSKYTRSKVRKSLPEEFSYIIEELLHERTDDQDKAAYVAVIVDTIISTGRADDFIIAICNVIHRLAIDQLHILGDIYDRGPGAHIIMDTLRQYHSWDIQWGNHDMLWMGAAAGNDACIANVLRLSLRYANLATLEEGYGINLVPLATFALDTYGDDPCTEFMPKLLKGATMDEKTQMLTGKMHKAISVIQFKLEAEIFHRHPEWQMEDRCLLENIDFDAKTCTIEGVAYPMLSCSFPTIDPNHPSQLTKEERILVERLHHSFRISEKLRKHIRTILSHGCMYNICNKNLLFHASIPLNADGTLKEVEILGEKRSGKNLMEYIGQLVRAAFQNDTPADLKQYAKDYFLYLWCGKDSPLFDKSKMATFERYFLKDKTIFKEEKGYYFQLRNSEEVCDRILDAFGIEGANRHIINGHVPVHVLKGENPIKAGGRLMVIDGGFSEAYHSETGIAGYTLVYHSRGFQLVQHEPFTCTEDAISRGTDIKSTTQIVEMSAHRMLVADTDKGAELRSQINDLKQLLYAYRHGIIKEKRG, encoded by the coding sequence ATGAACACAATAGACGAACGCTACCTAAATCTGCTTTCAAACACCTTTCCGACCATTGCCGATGCAGCAGGAGAGATAATAAACTTGGAAGCCATTCTGAACCTTCCGAAAGGAACTGAGCATTTTCTTGCCGACATACACGGTGAGCACGAGGCATTCATCCATATACTGAAAAACGCTTCAGGCAACATCAAGCGCAAAGTGTCTGAGATCTTCGGCAATAGCATACGCGAGTCGGAGAAGAAAGAGCTATGCACACTAATATACTACCCTGAACAGAAACTGGAGCTGATTAAAGCTGTAGAACGAGACATCGACGACTGGTACCACATCACCATACACCAGCTTGTAAAGGTGTGCCGTGAAGTATCATCGAAATACACCCGTTCGAAGGTGCGCAAATCGCTGCCGGAAGAATTCAGCTACATCATCGAGGAGCTACTGCACGAACGTACAGATGATCAGGACAAGGCTGCTTATGTGGCTGTGATTGTTGACACCATTATCAGCACAGGACGTGCCGATGATTTCATTATTGCTATCTGTAATGTCATCCACCGTCTCGCCATAGACCAACTTCACATCCTTGGCGATATCTATGACCGTGGCCCAGGTGCACATATCATCATGGACACGCTACGCCAATATCACTCATGGGATATACAATGGGGAAATCACGACATGCTATGGATGGGCGCCGCTGCCGGCAACGACGCATGCATAGCCAACGTGTTGCGCCTATCACTTCGCTATGCCAACCTTGCAACACTGGAAGAGGGCTACGGCATTAACCTCGTGCCATTGGCTACATTCGCCCTCGACACCTATGGCGATGATCCCTGCACAGAGTTCATGCCTAAGCTACTTAAAGGCGCCACTATGGACGAGAAGACACAGATGCTTACGGGTAAGATGCACAAAGCCATCTCTGTCATACAATTCAAGCTCGAGGCTGAAATCTTCCACCGCCATCCAGAATGGCAAATGGAAGACCGTTGTCTGCTGGAGAACATAGACTTTGACGCGAAGACGTGCACCATCGAAGGTGTTGCCTACCCCATGCTATCATGCTCATTCCCCACGATAGATCCGAACCATCCTTCGCAGCTCACCAAAGAGGAACGTATACTTGTAGAACGTCTGCACCACTCGTTCCGCATCAGTGAGAAGCTGCGTAAACACATACGAACCATCCTAAGCCACGGATGTATGTACAACATCTGTAATAAGAACCTTCTCTTCCATGCTTCCATTCCTCTCAATGCCGACGGAACATTGAAGGAGGTAGAGATATTAGGTGAGAAGCGTTCAGGCAAGAACCTCATGGAATATATTGGTCAACTAGTACGTGCAGCATTTCAGAACGACACGCCTGCCGACTTAAAGCAGTATGCCAAGGACTACTTCCTCTATCTGTGGTGTGGCAAAGACTCGCCTCTCTTCGACAAGTCAAAGATGGCAACGTTTGAGCGTTATTTCTTAAAGGACAAAACAATCTTCAAAGAGGAGAAAGGATATTATTTCCAGCTTCGTAACTCTGAGGAAGTGTGCGACCGAATACTCGATGCCTTCGGCATTGAAGGTGCTAATCGCCATATCATTAATGGCCACGTGCCCGTCCATGTCCTAAAGGGCGAGAACCCCATCAAGGCAGGCGGACGCCTAATGGTCATCGACGGAGGATTCTCTGAAGCCTATCACTCAGAGACAGGTATCGCCGGCTATACACTCGTATATCACAGCCGCGGTTTCCAACTCGTTCAGCACGAGCCGTTTACATGTACTGAGGATGCTATAAGCCGAGGCACCGACATTAAATCTACCACACAGATTGTGGAAATGTCAGCTCACCGAATGCTCGTGGCAGACACAGACAAGGGTGCCGAACTACGCAGTCAGATAAACGACTTGAAACAGCTACTCTACGCCTACCGCCACGGAATAATAAAAGAAAAGAGGGGATAA
- a CDS encoding glycosyltransferase, with protein MNIIHLCPSTDFELMQYVSMMFASYEEPFITNNVDVFISRCKKSRPDIVHLHGCDSAELVKLTSKSQRQGIRTIITTHGRLDATSSVAHTHMAKEVLAHAYALVARSTMEADELKAMGVNKRIEIVSNPLVTRTTSEENLRASYKRIYQCVMESNPLELMNDATKEALHKLLKVGITEDERWATPISNADNVDWHLLKIYSIYEGVFHYVEKGIHSMRFSLKDAAEKALNEIADVTNALSLNTPRGYLPDDYEKPLSLSGQSVIDIVASIRELSEEQHLSLLPLVELDIALRRNDVDDEYLMQQLAAAKLNDFFASLLTILTEQTAFDEGFMPCEPSEDATTRRLRSQIEEHLKI; from the coding sequence ATGAACATCATACACCTTTGTCCTTCTACAGACTTTGAGCTCATGCAGTATGTAAGCATGATGTTTGCCAGCTATGAAGAGCCATTCATCACTAATAATGTCGATGTGTTCATAAGCCGGTGCAAAAAAAGCCGTCCAGACATTGTCCATCTGCACGGATGCGACAGCGCTGAGCTTGTTAAACTTACGTCAAAGTCTCAGCGACAAGGCATACGCACTATCATAACAACTCACGGACGCCTTGATGCTACATCGTCAGTTGCTCATACCCACATGGCCAAAGAAGTTCTTGCCCATGCCTATGCGCTCGTGGCACGCAGCACTATGGAAGCCGACGAGCTGAAGGCTATGGGAGTAAACAAGCGTATTGAGATTGTGAGCAACCCTCTCGTCACCCGCACTACTTCCGAGGAGAATCTTCGCGCAAGCTATAAGCGAATATATCAGTGCGTGATGGAGTCAAACCCTCTTGAGCTCATGAACGATGCGACAAAAGAGGCGCTTCACAAACTTTTGAAGGTGGGTATAACAGAAGACGAGCGCTGGGCAACACCTATCAGCAACGCAGATAACGTTGACTGGCATCTGCTGAAGATTTATTCCATTTACGAGGGTGTATTCCACTATGTTGAGAAGGGCATACACTCCATGAGATTCTCGTTGAAGGATGCTGCTGAAAAAGCCCTTAACGAGATTGCTGACGTCACAAACGCATTATCTCTCAACACCCCGAGAGGCTATCTACCCGATGACTACGAAAAGCCATTATCTCTGTCAGGACAGTCTGTCATTGACATCGTGGCAAGCATCAGAGAACTATCTGAAGAACAGCATCTCTCGCTGTTGCCATTAGTTGAACTTGACATAGCTCTGCGCAGAAACGACGTTGACGACGAGTATCTTATGCAGCAGTTAGCAGCAGCTAAACTTAATGATTTCTTTGCATCGCTACTGACAATACTCACCGAACAAACTGCTTTTGACGAGGGATTCATGCCCTGTGAGCCTTCAGAAGATGCAACCACACGCCGCCTGCGCTCTCAGATAGAAGAACATCTGAAAATTTAA
- a CDS encoding translocation/assembly module TamB: protein MKTLKHIIGTVIWSLVTLYVIVICLTHIPFIQTKIGDSVASVLGEKLGTKVEVGSVNLGFLNRLIIDDVLIYDQKSKELAKIGRLSVKIEWSALVQGRISIASAQLFGAQMSLYRENADSPLNAQFAIDSLASKDTTNQSPIDLRVNSLIIRHSSVTYNQLDAPTSNKLDTRHMKFSNISAHVRLKHYSEDSLNLIVKRIAFMEQSGLNVKHLSFLLNYGNEGANLHDFSLQLPKSELKFDSIVARRRATEDIAFKTTGIQADIALQDMKFLLPALAKYDDNLKIATKAHGSLNDIEVETFDVVSTNKDVVILGNGRISGLKRQNQNEPVRWNAEVENLNISARALTEAQREIGDIPEFLKNTDGIRIMGTFAGDEQLVVKTNSLITSGVGSLHLNFQISKNDIYEGHLKSSGIDLKKLFDNEQLGMIAMSVDVSGSRRMLKARGIIDQFDYNSFSYNNIELNGSYTAEDILRGNNSNFTAMGKLKIDDEFIKIDTDGEWKQKNKQTTMKLVCNVGTISPAKLNLSNKWGDAVFSGRFATDISASNINDAQGSIDLYDFAMADSSDVYRIESVKLKSGFEDGKHFLNINGDMGSIALTGQFDWDTLPQSFINAIGDKLPTLPGLPKLSRNVTNDFDIALNIVDSKWLQRLFNIPIELDKPLVVKASINDINHEMKAEGGVAAFVYNGNSYSDALINLQSPQDSVKCNISVVKAMDDGTNMDIAAMVNAYDNQLQTCFTWDNHADETEALRGRLNAIAQLYTDDEGKAEAHVHFEPSHTTIGGATWNIVPSDIFYSDKNIVIEHFSVEHALQHLTINGTVSNSINDTLTVDLMGVDVRYVLDLVNFHPVDFDGKATGKAYITSVFDTPVGWADITVEDFLFEKGRMGTLHAKALWNQIDEQIDIDAVAEDGPDVKTIINGYVSPIREDISLNIEGQGTYIDFLQKYTKSFLSGVTGHAYGNVRLVGPLGEMDLLGTLAVDAQAKVIPLGTTYTLNHDIVKLVPNDILIENATFADCYGNKGTASGGIHHDHLSSLTFDIDFATDKLLVYDFKDYGDEIFCGTVYASGTADIHGRPTEIVINSNATPLRGTTFYYNAASTGNVSKQEFITWKDKEQSADGSTSGSNKDNSNEAGKDISTNIFMNFIINVTPEASMRLLMDEKTNDYINLYGNGSLHATYHNHGAFHLFGTYTVDHGTYGITIQNIIKKNFLFNEGGTIIFGGNPMDANLQLQATYTVNGVSLSDLNIGNSFSSNTIRVNCLMNIYGQAGSPRVEFDLDMPTVNSEEKQMIRSVITNEQEMNQQVLYLLGIGRFYTQGINNASATEEYGQTELAMQSFLSGTLSTQINEVISQVIKDDNWNFGANISTGNEGWHNAEYEGIVSGRMLNNRLLINGQFGYRDNATQATPSFIGDFDLRYLLQPNGNLALKVYNQTNDRYFTRSALNTQGIGIIVKRDFYHIKDLLLKKKKQQQ, encoded by the coding sequence TTGAAGACATTAAAGCATATCATAGGAACGGTCATATGGAGTCTTGTGACTTTATATGTCATTGTCATATGCCTTACGCACATACCTTTCATTCAGACAAAGATTGGCGATAGCGTTGCATCAGTCCTGGGCGAAAAGCTTGGTACCAAGGTCGAAGTGGGAAGCGTTAATCTTGGCTTTCTGAATAGGCTGATCATTGACGACGTTCTTATCTACGACCAGAAGTCAAAGGAACTTGCAAAGATTGGCAGACTGTCTGTAAAAATAGAGTGGTCAGCTCTTGTTCAAGGGCGCATCTCCATTGCCTCGGCACAGCTATTTGGTGCGCAAATGAGTCTTTATCGCGAGAATGCGGATTCCCCGCTCAACGCGCAGTTTGCCATAGACTCACTCGCGTCAAAAGACACAACAAACCAATCTCCTATAGACCTAAGGGTTAACTCACTCATCATTAGACATTCAAGCGTAACCTACAATCAGCTTGACGCACCAACAAGCAACAAGCTTGACACACGGCACATGAAATTCAGCAACATCAGTGCCCACGTGCGGCTTAAGCACTACAGCGAAGACTCTCTAAACCTCATAGTCAAACGAATAGCATTCATGGAGCAGAGTGGTCTGAATGTCAAACATCTATCTTTTCTTCTCAACTACGGTAACGAGGGGGCCAACCTTCATGATTTCAGTTTGCAACTGCCGAAAAGCGAGCTGAAGTTTGACAGCATTGTTGCAAGGCGTAGGGCAACTGAAGACATAGCATTCAAGACGACAGGCATTCAAGCCGACATCGCCCTTCAAGACATGAAGTTCCTACTTCCTGCACTTGCTAAATATGACGATAATCTAAAGATAGCGACAAAAGCACATGGTTCTCTCAACGACATAGAAGTTGAGACGTTTGACGTTGTATCGACTAATAAAGATGTAGTTATTCTAGGTAATGGACGGATTAGCGGATTAAAGCGTCAAAATCAGAATGAACCTGTCAGATGGAATGCAGAAGTGGAAAACCTCAATATCTCAGCAAGAGCGTTAACAGAAGCACAACGTGAGATAGGCGACATACCAGAATTCCTGAAAAACACCGATGGAATAAGAATAATGGGCACATTCGCTGGCGACGAGCAACTTGTCGTAAAGACGAACAGTCTCATAACAAGCGGTGTAGGCTCTCTGCATCTGAACTTTCAAATCTCAAAGAACGACATCTACGAGGGACATCTGAAGTCCAGCGGAATAGACCTTAAGAAACTATTTGACAATGAACAGCTTGGCATGATAGCAATGTCTGTTGATGTATCAGGAAGCCGACGCATGCTCAAGGCTCGTGGAATCATCGATCAATTCGACTATAACAGCTTCAGCTACAACAACATAGAGCTAAACGGTTCTTACACTGCCGAAGACATTCTGAGAGGCAACAATAGTAACTTCACAGCAATGGGCAAACTGAAAATTGACGATGAATTTATTAAGATAGATACTGATGGAGAATGGAAACAGAAGAACAAGCAGACCACCATGAAGCTCGTTTGCAACGTGGGAACCATATCTCCTGCAAAGCTGAATCTTTCAAATAAATGGGGCGATGCTGTTTTCAGTGGTCGCTTTGCCACCGATATATCTGCCAGTAACATTAACGATGCCCAGGGTAGCATAGACCTATACGACTTCGCAATGGCCGACTCTTCCGATGTCTATCGTATTGAAAGCGTAAAGCTGAAATCAGGCTTTGAAGATGGGAAGCATTTCCTCAACATCAATGGTGACATGGGCAGCATAGCCCTCACAGGTCAGTTTGACTGGGACACGCTGCCACAGAGCTTCATCAATGCCATTGGCGACAAGCTCCCTACCCTTCCAGGGCTGCCAAAATTGTCGCGAAATGTCACCAACGACTTCGACATTGCGCTCAACATTGTTGACAGTAAGTGGCTTCAGCGCCTTTTCAATATCCCAATTGAACTCGACAAGCCTCTCGTAGTAAAGGCGAGCATCAATGACATAAACCACGAAATGAAAGCCGAAGGAGGCGTCGCTGCCTTTGTGTATAACGGAAACAGCTACAGTGATGCTCTCATTAACTTGCAGTCGCCTCAAGATAGTGTGAAGTGCAATATCAGTGTAGTGAAGGCGATGGACGATGGCACCAACATGGACATAGCTGCAATGGTCAACGCCTACGACAATCAGCTACAGACATGCTTCACATGGGATAACCACGCTGACGAGACAGAAGCATTGAGAGGACGACTTAATGCTATAGCGCAACTCTACACCGACGACGAAGGAAAGGCTGAAGCACATGTTCATTTCGAGCCTTCACACACAACAATCGGTGGTGCCACATGGAATATTGTACCGTCGGACATTTTCTACAGTGATAAAAACATCGTAATTGAACATTTCTCCGTAGAACATGCCCTGCAACACCTCACCATCAATGGTACTGTCTCTAATTCTATTAACGATACGCTGACTGTTGACCTTATGGGAGTGGACGTAAGATACGTCCTTGACCTCGTAAACTTCCATCCTGTAGACTTCGACGGAAAGGCAACTGGCAAGGCTTATATCACGAGCGTGTTTGACACCCCTGTAGGATGGGCAGATATAACAGTTGAAGACTTTCTCTTTGAGAAGGGCCGCATGGGCACGCTGCATGCCAAAGCTTTATGGAACCAAATTGACGAGCAGATAGACATTGATGCCGTAGCAGAAGATGGTCCAGACGTAAAAACAATCATCAATGGCTACGTTTCACCTATCAGAGAAGACATTTCCCTGAACATCGAGGGACAGGGTACATATATTGATTTCCTGCAGAAATACACCAAGAGTTTCCTCAGCGGTGTCACAGGCCATGCCTACGGAAACGTGAGGCTTGTAGGTCCTCTCGGCGAGATGGATCTGCTGGGTACTCTTGCAGTAGATGCTCAGGCGAAAGTTATTCCATTAGGAACGACATACACACTGAATCACGACATAGTGAAACTCGTGCCCAACGACATTCTGATAGAGAATGCCACCTTCGCCGACTGCTACGGAAACAAGGGTACTGCCAGTGGAGGCATACATCACGACCACCTGTCGTCACTAACATTCGACATTGACTTTGCTACTGACAAGTTACTCGTCTATGACTTTAAGGACTATGGTGACGAGATATTCTGTGGTACTGTCTATGCCTCAGGTACAGCCGACATTCATGGTCGTCCGACCGAGATTGTCATTAATAGCAACGCTACCCCATTGCGTGGCACCACTTTCTACTACAATGCAGCCTCTACAGGCAATGTGAGCAAACAGGAATTCATCACATGGAAGGACAAAGAACAATCTGCGGATGGATCAACAAGCGGAAGTAACAAAGACAACAGTAATGAAGCGGGGAAAGACATTTCCACTAACATATTCATGAACTTCATCATCAATGTCACTCCTGAAGCCAGCATGCGCCTGTTGATGGACGAGAAGACCAACGATTATATAAACCTCTACGGCAATGGTTCGCTTCATGCCACTTATCACAACCACGGTGCTTTCCACCTCTTTGGCACATACACTGTTGACCACGGAACCTATGGAATTACCATTCAAAACATCATAAAAAAGAACTTTCTCTTCAACGAAGGAGGTACAATAATATTCGGTGGTAACCCAATGGATGCAAATCTACAGTTGCAAGCCACGTATACGGTCAATGGCGTATCGCTATCCGATCTAAACATAGGAAATTCATTCTCTAGCAACACCATCCGTGTGAACTGTCTTATGAACATCTATGGTCAGGCAGGTTCGCCACGAGTGGAATTCGATCTCGACATGCCTACCGTGAACAGCGAGGAGAAACAGATGATACGCTCTGTCATAACCAACGAGCAGGAAATGAACCAGCAGGTGCTATATCTTCTCGGCATAGGACGTTTCTACACTCAGGGGATAAACAACGCATCGGCTACCGAAGAATACGGTCAGACGGAGCTTGCCATGCAGTCGTTCCTCTCTGGAACTCTGTCAACACAGATAAATGAGGTCATATCACAGGTGATAAAAGATGACAACTGGAACTTTGGTGCAAACATCTCAACAGGAAACGAGGGTTGGCATAATGCAGAATACGAGGGAATTGTAAGCGGACGCATGCTCAACAACCGTCTGCTCATCAACGGACAGTTTGGCTACCGTGACAATGCCACACAAGCTACGCCATCGTTCATTGGAGACTTCGACCTGCGTTATCTGCTTCAACCAAATGGCAACCTTGCACTAAAAGTGTACAATCAGACCAACGACAGATACTTCACACGTTCAGCACTAAACACTCAGGGTATAGGCATCATCGTAAAAAGAGACTTCTATCATATCAAAGATCTTTTACTAAAGAAGAAGAAACAACAGCAATGA